Below is a genomic region from Candidatus Krumholzibacteriia bacterium.
CACCTTCAGTTCCGAGACCAGAACTTCCACATCCCCGCTCGGCATATCGGCATTGCGCATGCCCTCCGGGCGAAGACGAACCGTTCCTCGAACTGCAATGACCCACTCACTGCGAATCTCTGCGACCCGCAAGTCGCCCTCATCCTGAAACACCAACTGGCAGATTCCGCTCGAGTCCCGAAGATCCATGAAGGTCAAGCCCCCATGATCCCTGCTTCTTTGAACCCAGCCCATGAGCGTGAGTTCAGCGCCTTCGTCTCCGCTACGAAGTTCTCCGCATCCCTTTGTCTTCTTCCAGTCTCCGAGATTATCCTGTCTGCTCATTTCAATCCTGTTTCTGTTCTTCGTTCCTGCTGTCCACAACGGTACGAAGGAAGTCCATCAAATCCTCTTCAGCAAGCGTGACCTGCTCTCCGGAGTCCAGATCCTTGACCGTCAGCACCTTCTTCTCCAGTTCATCCTCTCCCAGAATCAAGGCGAAGCGAGCCTCCCGGGCATTGGCCGTCTTCAGTTGCGCCTTCATTCCTCTCGCAGTCCAGTCAATTTCCACGGGGAAGAGATCCCGCAGCATCCGGGCATAACGCTCCGCGGTGGCCTCTCCCCGGGGACAGAGTAGAACGAGATAGGCTCCGGATCGGGGAGCGGGAGGATTCTCCCTGTTCAATTCCTGCAGCAGCAACTCCAGTCGATCCATGCCGGAGGAAAAACCCACCGCGGGAGTCGGCGCGCCGCCGAGTTGCTCGACAAGTCGATCGTAGCGACCCCCACCGCCTAGAGCACTCTGCGCTCCCAGGCTGCTGTCATGTACTTCGAAAACTGTCCGGGTGTAGTAGTCCAGCCCTCGAACCAGGCTGTGATTGCGGTGGTAATCGATCCCCATCTTCTCCAGAAGAGACTCCAACTCTTCCTGATGGGAAGCACAGTCCCCGCAAAGAGAGTGAAGCGGTCTCGGCGCACTCTGCAGAGCCTCCTGACAGCTTGCGATCTTGCAGTCGAAAACCCTCATCGGATTCGACGCAGCACGATCACGGCAGGTAGCGCAGAGTTGATCTCCCAGATCCTGCAGGGCCGGACGGAGAACCTTCTCCAGGTAGTCCGGTCGACAGCAGTCGTCCCCGACACTTCCCAGTTCCACGACCGGCTTCTTCAATCCCAGTTCCCGGAGAGTGTCCACAAAGATCCCGATGACTTCGGCATCGAGAGCCGGAGCAGTAGAACCGAAGGCCTCCACTCCGAACTGGCTGAACTGGCGATAGCGACCTGCCTGCGGTCGATCGTAACGGAACATGGGACCAAGATAGGAGAGCCGCAGAATGCCCCCAGGGCCAAGAAGCCCGTTTTCCAGGACCATGCGAACCACCGGAGCCGTGCCCTCCGGGCGCAGGCTCAGTTCCCGGCCCTTCCGATCCAGGAAACTGTACATTTCCTTGCTGACCACATCGGTGTCCTCGCCCACGGATCGGCTGAAGAGTCCCGTTCTTTCAAAGACAGGAGTATCCACCTGCACATAGGCATAGCGGTCGCCCACACGCTCAAAGGTGGAGCGAAGGTGACGCCAGAGACTGCTTCTGTCGGGAGTCAGATCCCGGGTTCCCCGTGGTCGCTGAAAGTTCATCTCACTTCCTTCTCCAGAGGCCCCAGCGGAATGCCAGCCAGGCCCCCGCAAGTCCCCCCAGGCTGTCGGCCACCCAGTCGGCGGGATCGGAATCCCGGCCGGGGATCAGTTTCTGCCAGGACTCGTCCAGCATACCGACGAGGGATGCCACAGCGAGACCGAGAAGAAGAGACCGGGAAAGCCCCAGCCGCTTCCA
It encodes:
- the hisS gene encoding histidine--tRNA ligase, whose protein sequence is MNFQRPRGTRDLTPDRSSLWRHLRSTFERVGDRYAYVQVDTPVFERTGLFSRSVGEDTDVVSKEMYSFLDRKGRELSLRPEGTAPVVRMVLENGLLGPGGILRLSYLGPMFRYDRPQAGRYRQFSQFGVEAFGSTAPALDAEVIGIFVDTLRELGLKKPVVELGSVGDDCCRPDYLEKVLRPALQDLGDQLCATCRDRAASNPMRVFDCKIASCQEALQSAPRPLHSLCGDCASHQEELESLLEKMGIDYHRNHSLVRGLDYYTRTVFEVHDSSLGAQSALGGGGRYDRLVEQLGGAPTPAVGFSSGMDRLELLLQELNRENPPAPRSGAYLVLLCPRGEATAERYARMLRDLFPVEIDWTARGMKAQLKTANAREARFALILGEDELEKKVLTVKDLDSGEQVTLAEEDLMDFLRTVVDSRNEEQKQD
- a CDS encoding VanZ family protein is translated as MGRAWIPYLILIFGLSSLPGTPLKPGSLSLDKVLHLVLYGGFGFVILAGDGRWKRLGLSRSLLLGLAVASLVGMLDESWQKLIPGRDSDPADWVADSLGGLAGAWLAFRWGLWRRK